From the bacterium genome, the window CACTACTTCGACCGCTTTGGGTTCTTTTCCGCTCGAGAAGACGAAGGGATAAAGGACCTCGACGTCGCCGACGCGTTGGTTAAAGGGGAGACGGGTAGAGGCTTGCGCTAAAATTATTCCCTTTTGTCTAAAGGTTTTTATGTTATATAATATAAATTAAACGGGGTTTTCTGGCTAGCCGTAAGAGGACGGCGTTCGGAGTGCACGCCTTTTAAGGCGCGGGGCCAGTTTACGCGCCGCCGCGGTTTAAAGAACCCAAAACCAAGAGAGGAGAACGAAATGAAAACGTTAGGCAAGTTGTTAGGCTTCATGGTTCTCTTATTGGCCGTGGGCGCGCCGGCCGCAGCCCTAGACGCGAACGCTTCGCCGTCAGCTAACGGCGATGCCGAGAAGATCGCGAAGCGCATCGAATTGACCACGGATGGACTTGCAGGCGTAGTTGGTTTTGCCGCTACGATTCCGGGCGCAGATACCGTCATTTCCCTCAATAGCGACGAACCCTTCCCGATGGCTAGCACCTTCAAGGTCGCGATCGCCGTCGCTATCCTTACTCGTGTTGATAAGGGCGAACTGCACCTAGACCACCTCGTCGACATTACGCCGGACATGTACGTGATGGGAGACAACGTCCTCGCGCAGAATTTTGTCCATCCCGGATTAAAGCTGTCGGTCGCGAATTTGATTGAAGTAATGATCACCGAAAGCGACAACACGGCGACCGACATATTGATCAAGCTCGCTGGAGGTCCGGCAGCGGTATCAAAAACCCTGGGTGATATCGGGATAAACGCCCAGCGCATCGATCGGAACACCGCCGAGATCATACGGGATTTCGCCAAAATGCCGGACCCCGCCACCGCTACGGTTGTGGCCGAGGCCGTGAAGGTAGATCCTAGCCTCACGTCGAGACTGGACGATAGAAACCTAGATTTCGAGAAGGATCCCCGCGACCAGTCGACGCCTAAGGCCATGCTGGACCTGCTCTTGGCCATTGATAATGGCACAGCGCTCAGCGCGAAGAGCCGGGATTTTCTCATCGGTTCCATGTCCCGCACTCGTACAGGTAAGGATCGCTTGAAGGGTATGCTTCCTGAGGGGACGCCTGTCGCGCATAAGACGGGTACCATCGGCGGCATCGCCAATGACGTGGGATACATCACGTTCCGGGATGGCCGACGCATGATGATTGCCGTTTTCACAAAGAGCAGCACGACGCCGGCGGCGGATCAGGACCGCGCCATTGCGGAGGCGGCGCGCACGCTCTACGATTATTACGCCGGCCGCTAGACGATTTATACGCTGCAACCGCGAAAGGGAACATCGACCGTGAGCAGCGAGTTACGTTTTCAGATA encodes:
- the bla gene encoding class A beta-lactamase produces the protein MKTLGKLLGFMVLLLAVGAPAAALDANASPSANGDAEKIAKRIELTTDGLAGVVGFAATIPGADTVISLNSDEPFPMASTFKVAIAVAILTRVDKGELHLDHLVDITPDMYVMGDNVLAQNFVHPGLKLSVANLIEVMITESDNTATDILIKLAGGPAAVSKTLGDIGINAQRIDRNTAEIIRDFAKMPDPATATVVAEAVKVDPSLTSRLDDRNLDFEKDPRDQSTPKAMLDLLLAIDNGTALSAKSRDFLIGSMSRTRTGKDRLKGMLPEGTPVAHKTGTIGGIANDVGYITFRDGRRMMIAVFTKSSTTPAADQDRAIAEAARTLYDYYAGR